A part of Amycolatopsis lurida genomic DNA contains:
- a CDS encoding DUF3631 domain-containing protein, producing MPDLDTALSAIDAAIADPEGGTPRACGHCGTTLNGSPSDDFCGEECQNEWLAGHVAGPGPVDNGASPDRDLAEQDPARPMPYMPEPPPPPTGAQILDKVTAFVKRFNVFPSEHCAPMLALWYAHTHAAEHFYVTPRLILDSAEPGSGKTRVMEVAQFLVRSAEMTLSATTAALFRLVSDGPITILFDEVDAIFNPQKGGNTEDLRAMLNAGYKRSATIPRCVGDARAMKVERFKVYAPVVLAGIAGHMPDTITTRAITIHMRRRAPTETVEPFKERVVEKQAAPLRDRLATWIGGIANQLSDAEPDMPDGVTDRAAEIWEPLLAIADAAGEHWPETARAACTHFVASNSNRKGSLGIQLLADLRRIFTERNTDRLPSTFIVAALLDMEESDWTDVQGKGRPIEPRRMAKELAKYGVKPTPFKYDGDTVKGYQTTGETGLTDAWSRYLPADPRQ from the coding sequence ACTTCTGTGGCGAGGAATGCCAGAACGAGTGGCTCGCCGGACACGTGGCCGGCCCCGGCCCCGTCGACAACGGCGCGAGCCCCGATCGGGACCTGGCCGAACAGGACCCGGCCCGGCCGATGCCGTACATGCCCGAACCCCCGCCACCCCCGACCGGGGCACAGATCCTGGACAAGGTGACCGCGTTCGTGAAGCGGTTCAACGTGTTCCCCTCCGAGCACTGCGCCCCCATGCTCGCGCTCTGGTACGCCCACACCCACGCCGCCGAACACTTCTACGTCACCCCGCGCCTGATCCTCGACTCCGCCGAACCCGGCAGCGGCAAGACCCGCGTGATGGAGGTCGCGCAGTTTCTCGTCCGGTCGGCGGAGATGACGCTCTCGGCCACCACCGCGGCACTGTTCCGACTGGTGTCCGACGGGCCGATCACCATCCTTTTCGACGAAGTGGACGCCATCTTCAACCCGCAGAAAGGCGGCAACACCGAAGACCTGCGCGCCATGCTCAACGCCGGATACAAGCGCTCAGCCACCATCCCGCGTTGCGTCGGTGACGCCCGCGCCATGAAAGTCGAGCGGTTCAAGGTCTACGCGCCGGTCGTGCTGGCCGGGATCGCCGGGCACATGCCCGACACCATCACCACCCGCGCCATCACCATCCACATGCGCCGCCGCGCACCCACCGAAACCGTCGAACCGTTCAAAGAACGCGTCGTGGAGAAACAGGCCGCCCCACTGCGTGACCGGCTCGCCACCTGGATCGGCGGCATCGCCAACCAGCTCAGTGATGCCGAACCCGACATGCCCGACGGCGTCACCGACCGCGCGGCCGAAATCTGGGAGCCGCTGCTGGCCATCGCCGACGCCGCCGGTGAGCACTGGCCCGAAACCGCCCGCGCCGCCTGCACGCATTTCGTCGCCAGCAACAGCAACCGCAAGGGCAGCCTCGGAATCCAGCTGCTCGCCGACCTGCGCCGGATCTTCACCGAACGCAACACCGACCGGCTCCCCAGCACCTTCATCGTCGCAGCGCTGCTGGATATGGAGGAATCCGACTGGACTGACGTCCAGGGGAAGGGCAGACCGATCGAGCCGCGCAGGATGGCCAAGGAACTCGCCAAATACGGCGTCAAGCCCACGCCGTTCAAGTACGACGGCGACACCGTCAAGGGCTACCAGACCACCGGCGAAACCGGCCTCACCGACGCGTGGAGCCGCTACCTGCCCGCCGACCCCCGCCAGTAA
- a CDS encoding helix-turn-helix transcriptional regulator: protein MPSNPRSTKRASRSRQPITTPVVDEQLTIKEVCDLLKIARSTFSDWRDKGEAPPCTRLPNNQIRVSRSALNSWLANRLEAA, encoded by the coding sequence ATGCCTTCCAATCCCCGATCGACGAAGCGCGCATCTCGATCTCGCCAGCCGATCACTACGCCGGTGGTCGACGAACAGCTCACCATCAAGGAGGTCTGCGACCTGCTCAAGATCGCCCGTTCCACATTCAGCGACTGGCGCGACAAGGGCGAGGCCCCGCCGTGCACTCGTCTTCCGAACAACCAAATCCGTGTTTCTCGATCGGCCTTGAACAGCTGGCTTGCCAACCGCCTGGAGGCCGCATGA